The genomic interval CAATAACATAGCTTCCATCGGAAAGCTGAACCGCCGATTTGCCGGCATCCTCATCGGCGCCGCCGAAATGGCGTTCCCATGTGAACCACCGGTCATCCCGCCGGATTGATTTTATAGAGGCACATGAGTTCAAGAATAAAATCGAGATGATTATAATAATAAAGGCTGACAGGTATTTCCATTTATTCATATTATCCTCCGCTGGTATCCCTGGGATAAAAATCCCGGGTTGGAGTGAAAATAAGTCAAAACGGGAGGTTTTCCAAATTGCTTTTAAATGAATGTCCAATATTTTTATATTATTACCTTTTTCTATCGTTATAGTATGGAAATTCGGAGTGTCGATATAAATTGAAAAACCTCTCCCTCAGACCCGGTGTCAAGTATATCCTGCTCTCCACCATCTTTTTTGCCATCATGAATATCGGGGTAAAATATCTGGACCGAATCCCCGCCCATGAGATCGTGCTGTTTCGCGCCCTGATCACCCTGGTGGTCGGCTACTTCATGATTATCGGGAAAAAACTTAATCCCTGGGGCAATAATAAAAAATATCTTTTGCTGCGCGGATTGACCGGGACGATTGCCTTGATCTGCTATTTTTACACCCTGCAACATATGCCACTGGCCTCGGCCGTAACCATCCAGTACCTCTCGCCGCTTTTTACGATTATTATCGCGGCTTATTTTCTTCGCGAACCGGCGCGGCCGATTCAATGGCTGTTTTTTATACTGGCCTTCGCCGGGGTGATTATGGTGAAAGGTTTTGACCCGAGGGTGACGGTTTGGGATCTGGTGATCGGAATCGTAGCGGCTCTTTTTGCCGGATTCGCCTATAATTTTGTGAGGAAATTGAAAGATTTCGATCATCCACTGGTGGTGGTTTTCTATTTTCCGCTGGTGACGGTACCGGTGGTCGGGGTCTATTGCCTGTTCCACTGGGTGATGCCGGTTTCGTATGAATGGCTGATCCTTCTGGCTATCGGTCTGGCCACCACGGCCGCCCAGGTCTATATGACCATGGCGTACCAAGCCGAGACCGCCTCGAATATTTCTATTTTCAATTATCTGGGAACGGTTTATGCCATAATTATCGGGCTATCTCTGTTTGATGAA from Candidatus Zixiibacteriota bacterium carries:
- a CDS encoding DMT family transporter — encoded protein: MLLSTIFFAIMNIGVKYLDRIPAHEIVLFRALITLVVGYFMIIGKKLNPWGNNKKYLLLRGLTGTIALICYFYTLQHMPLASAVTIQYLSPLFTIIIAAYFLREPARPIQWLFFILAFAGVIMVKGFDPRVTVWDLVIGIVAALFAGFAYNFVRKLKDFDHPLVVVFYFPLVTVPVVGVYCLFHWVMPVSYEWLILLAIGLATTAAQVYMTMAYQAETASNISIFNYLGTVYAIIIGLSLFDETISALGYAGFVLIIFGVVMSQRFRRKA